In Ailuropoda melanoleuca isolate Jingjing chromosome 4, ASM200744v2, whole genome shotgun sequence, the following proteins share a genomic window:
- the LOC117801748 gene encoding olfactory receptor-like protein OLF4 — MDTGNNTGISEFQLLGFSEKPELQPIIFGLFLSMYLITVFGNLLLILAVSSDSHLRTPMYFFLANLSFVDICFTSTTIPKMLWNIQTQNKVITYADCITQMYFFILFTGLDIFLLSVMAYDRFVAICHPLHYTVIMNPWLCGLMVLVSWILSALHSLLQTSMVLRLSFCTVLEIPHFFCEINQMIHLACSDTFLNNMVIYFAAMLLAGGPFLGILYSYSKIVSSILRISSVQGKYKAFSTCASHLSVVSLFYCTSLGVYLSSAQVQWPHASAVASVMYTVVTPMLNPFIYSLRNKDIKEALVRLLCVDSSKRANLHGAEEVPTIAGPKS, encoded by the coding sequence ATGGACACAGGAAACAATACAGGAATTTCAGAGTTCCAGCTTCTGGGATTTTCAGAGAAACCAGAACTGCAGCCCAtcatatttgggcttttcctctccatgtatctgatcactgtgtttggaaacctgctgCTAATCCTGGCCGTCAGCTCAGACTCCCACCTTCGcacacccatgtacttcttcctggccaacctgtcctttgtagacatctgtttcacctccaccaccatccccaagatgctgtggaacatccagactcagaaCAAAGTCATAACCTATGCAGACTGCATCACGCAAATGTACTTTTTCATACTGTTTACAGGGCTAGACATCTTTCTCCTGagtgtgatggcctatgaccgctttgtggccatctgtcaccctcTGCACTACACGGTCATCATGAACCCCTGGCTTTGTGGACTGATGGTTCTGGTATCCTGGATCCTGAGTGCCTTGCATTCCTTGTTACAAACTTCAATGGTGTTGCGGCTGTCCTTCTGCACAGTCTTggaaatcccccactttttctgtgaaatcaATCAGATGATACATCTTGCGTGTTCTGACACCTTTCTCAATAACATGGTGATATATTTTGCAGCTATGTTGCTGGCTGGTGGTCCCTTCCTTGGGATCCTTTACTCTTATTCTAAGATAGTCTCCTCCATACTTAGGATCTCATCAGttcagggcaagtataaagcattttccacctgtgcatctcacctctcagttgtctccttattttattgtacgagcctaggagtgtaccttagctctgcgCAAGTGCAGTGGCcccacgcaagtgcagtggcctcggtgatgtacacggtggtcacgcccatgctgaaccccttcatctacagcctgaggaacaaagaCATAAAGGAGGCTCTGGTGAGGCTTTTGTGTGTTGACAGCTCTAAAAGGGCCAATCTTCATGGGGCTGAAGAAGTCCCCACAATTGCAGGGCCGAAATCCTGA
- the LOC100482798 gene encoding olfactory receptor 7A17 codes for MGPGNDTHISGFLLLGLSEDPELQPLLFGLFLSTYLITVFGNLLLILAVSSDSHLHTPMYFFLANLSFVDICFTSTIIPKMLLNIQTQSKVITYPGCISQIYFSTLFAGWDDFLLAVMAYDRFVAICHPLHYTVIMNPQLCGLLVLMSWIMSVLNSLLQSLMVSWLSFCSEVEIPHFFCELHQMIQLACSDTFVNDTVIYVSIVLLVGAPLAGILCSYSKIISSICGISSAQGKYKAFSTCASHLSVVSLFYCTVLGVYLSSAATQSSHAGAVASVMYTVVTPMLNPFIYSLRNRDIKGALMRIFKMEAIKGTIVLVGK; via the coding sequence ATGGGACCAGGCAATGATACCCACATTTCAggatttcttcttctgggattatCAGAGGAcccagaactgcagcccctcctatttgggcttttcctctccacgtacctgatcactgtgtttggaaacctgctcctcatcctggccgtcagctctgactcccacctccacacccccatgtacttcttcctggccaacctgtcctttgtagacatctgtttcacctccaccatcatcccAAAGATGCTGTTGAATATACAAACACAGAGCAAAGTCATAACCTACCCAGGATGCATCAGCCAGATCTATTTTTCCACACTCTTTGCAGGCTGGGATGACTTTCTCCTggctgtgatggcctatgaccggttcgtggccatctgtcaccccctgcactacacagTCATCATGAATCCCCAGCTCTGTGGACTGCTTGTTCTCATGTCCTGGATCATGAGCGTCCTGAATTCCTTATTACAGAGCTTAATGGTGTCATGGCTGTCCTTCTGTTCAGAGGTGGAAATCCCCCACTTCTTCTGTGAACTCCATCAGATGATCCAACTTGCCTGTTCTGACACCTTTGTTAATGACACAGTGATATATGTTTCAATTGTGCTGCTGGTTGGTGCTCCCCTTGCTGGGATCCTTTGTTCATACTCTAAGATTATATCCTCCATATGTGGGatctcatcagctcagggcaagtataaagcattttccacctgtgcatctcacctctcagttgtctccttattttattgcacAGTCCTgggagtgtaccttagctctgctgctacccagagcTCCCATGCAGGTGCAGTGGCCTCAGTAATGTACACAGTggtcacacccatgctgaaccccttcatctacagcctgaggaacagagacataaaagGAGCTCTAATGAGAATCTTCAAGATGGAAGCTATAAAAGGGACAATTGTTCTGGTGGGAAAGTAG